Proteins from one Sarcophilus harrisii chromosome 2, mSarHar1.11, whole genome shotgun sequence genomic window:
- the CRABP1 gene encoding cellular retinoic acid-binding protein 1: MPNFAGTWKMRSSENFDELLKALGVNAMLRKVAVAAASKPHVEIRQDGDQFYIKTATTVRTTEINFKVGEGFDEETVDGRKCRSLPTWENENKIYCTQTLVEGDGPKTYWTRELANDELILTFGADDVVCTRIYVRE, from the exons ATGCCCAACTTCGCTGGCACCTGGAAGATGCGGAGCAGCGAGAATTTCGACGAGCTCCTCAAGGCGCTGG GTGTGAACGCCATGCTGAGGAAGGTGGCCGTGGCCGCGGCCTCCAAGCCGCACGTGGAGATCCGCCAGGACGGGGACCAGTTCTACATCAAGACCGCCACCACCGTGCGCACCACCGAGATTAACTTCAAGGTCGGGGAGGGCTTCGATGAGGAGACGGTGGATGGGCGCAAGTGCCGG AGTTTGCCCACTtgggagaatgaaaataaaatctactGCACACAAACTCTGGTGGAGGGCGATGGCCCGAAGACATACTGGACCCGGGAGCTGGCCAATGACGAGCTGATTTTG ACTTTTGGGGCCGACGACGTCGTGTGCACGAGAATTTATGTCCGGGAGTAG